Proteins co-encoded in one Neovison vison isolate M4711 chromosome 9, ASM_NN_V1, whole genome shotgun sequence genomic window:
- the GOLGA2 gene encoding golgin subfamily A member 2 isoform X6, which produces MWPPFPSPCTGMSEETRQSKLAAAKKKLREYQQKNNPGTPAGVKKKRKIKNGSCSETTASDDCHSPEDAPKDRATPAIPTVDDTVSPDGVPSPCASPLHLTSMASVQSHHTENGPFLTDENECLSSTESLRQISQQLNGLVCEPSSCVNGEGLSSANMKDLENRYQELSLALDSSNLTNKQLSNKIEELEKKEFEQKLAKEQGSLREQLQIHIQTIGILVSEKNELYTALAHTQQAARQKAGESEDLASRLQSSRQRIGELERTLSAVSTQQKQVERHNKDLTKERDALKLDLYKNNKNTEDLKQVNSEMEERIRVLENEKAGMKLKIEELEKNLEMSELLLQQFSSESKPHDSNQELQKAHEDRARLEARVEQLSDLLKQLQLERDRYMENMKEDTAYWQDKMRQMSEHMHKLRDEKDHSVCQVQELEASVAALKRQLVLPPAPELPAGPSEEEQRLQMEAKQLQKELEILAGQLQAQVKDNEGLSRLNQEQEQRLLELERAAECWGDQVEERKRILETMQNDRTTISRALSQNRELKQQLAELQDGFVKLSNENMEVTSALQTEQHVKNELAKRLGELQENLGELKETVELKSREAESLQQQRDQYVSHLQQYVAAYQQHVAAYQQLASDKELLQRQVLVQTQLMDRLQNEDIEVKVAAEKARQELEETQGRLEAATQQNQQLQAQLSLMAMPEEGDGLDEEEKDEAAARPKLSMPEGLDSREAMVAFFNSALAGAEEEQARLRGQLKQQKLRCQRLAHLVAPGQKQEADDKAPGSGGDSVPVETHQALQEAMDKLQGRFTALVQEKVDLKERVDELEHRCIQLSGETDTIGEYIALYQSQRAVLKERHREKEEYISRLAQDKEDMKVKLLELQDLVLRLVDERDKWQGKYLAAAQNPAGEPAAAPPARELGDANGQGDIQEVNLANEKSVAPPQGEALPGRSAPENATAQKIIQLLREMQNTQQRPGLGDNPCIPFFYRPDDNDEVKIIVI; this is translated from the exons ATGtggccccccttcccctccccctgtacCGGAATGTCGGAAGAAACCCGACAGAGCAAATTGGCAGCTGCcaagaaaaag TTGAGGGAGTATCAGCAAAAGAACAATCCTGGTACTCCTGCAGGAGTAAAGAAAAAACGGAAGATCAAAAATGGGAGTTGCTCAGAAACAACAGCTTCTGATGATTGTCACTCCCCTGAGGAT GCGCCCAAAGACCGCGCCACTCCTGCCATACCAACAGTTGACGACACCGTGTCACCTGATGGTGTCCCTTCGCCTTGTGCTAGTCCCCTTCATCTTACTAGCATGGCGTCAGTTCAG AGTCATCATACAGAAAATGGCCCGTTCCTTACGGATGAAAACGA ATGTCTGTCATCTACCGAGAGCCTGCGACAAATTTCTCAGCAGCTCAATGGCCTTGTGTGTGAG CCTTCATCCTGTGTCAATGGAGAGGGCCTGTCATCTGCTAATATGAAGGATCTGGAG AACCGGTACCAAGAGCTATCACTAGCCCTGGACTCCAGCAatctaacaaacaaacaactcaGTAACAAGATAGAAGAACTG GAGAAGAAGGAGTTTGAACAGAAGCTTGCCAAAGAGCAGGGCTCTCTAAGGGAGCAACTGCAG ATTCATATTCAGACAATAGGAATTCTGGTTTCTGAAAAGAATGAATTATACACCGCCTTGGCGCATACCCAGCAGGCAGCCAGGCAAAAAGCAG GAGAATCTGAAGATCTTGCTAGTCGTCTGCAGTCTTCCCGCCAGCGTATCGGAGAACTGGAGCGCACCCTGTCTGCCGTCTCCACGCAGCAGAAACAGGTGGAGAGG CACAACAAGGACCTAACCAAAGAGCGAGATGCCCTGAAGTTGGACTTATACAAGAACAA CAAAAACACCGAGGACCTGAAGCAGGTGAACTCGGAAATGGAAGAGAGGATTCGGGTGTTGGAGAATGAGAAGGCAGGCATGAAGCTCAAGATAGAGGAGCTGGAGAAGAATCTGGAGATGTCTGAGCTTCTGCTGCAGCAG TTTTCCAGTGAATCGAAACCCCACGATAGCAACCAGGAATTACAGAAGGCCCACGAAGACCGGGCACGCCTGGAGGCCCGTGTGGAGCAG ctGAGCGATTTACTGAAGCAACTGCAACTTGAAAGAGACCGTTATATGGAAAATATGAAGGAAGACACTGCTTACTGGCAAGACAAAATGCGGCAAATGTCCGAACAT ATGCACAAACTGAGGGACGAAAAGGACCACAGTGTCTGTCAGGTGCAGGAACTGGAGGCCAGCGTGGCCGCACTGAAGAGGCAGCTAG TGCTGCCTCCAGCCCCAGAGCTCCCAGCCGGGCCCTCGGAGGAGGAGCAGCGGCTGCAGATGGAGGCCAAACAGCTACAGAAGGAGCTAGAGATCTTGGCGGGGCAGTTGCAGGCCCAGGTAAAAGACAACGAAGGTCTGAGTCGCCTGAACCAGGAGCAGGAGCAGCGGCTGCTGGAGCTGGAGCGCGCCGCCGAGTGCTGGGGGGACCAGGTTGAGGAGCGCAAGAGGATTCTGGAGACCATGCAGAACGACCGTACCACCATCAGCCGCGCGCTGTCCCAGAACCGCGAGCTCAAGCAGCAGCTGGCTGAGCTGCAGGACGGCTTCGTCAAGCTG TCCAATGAGAACATGGAGGTTACCAGTGCGCTGCAGACAGAACAACACGTCAAGAATGAGCTGGCCAAGAGGCTGGGCGAGCTGCAGGAGAACCTAGGAGAGCTGAAAGAGACA GTAGAACTGAAGAGCCGGGAGGCCGAGAGCCTGCAACAGCAGCGGGACCAATATGTGAGCCACCTGCAGCAGTATGTGGCCGCCTACCAGCAGCACGTGGCTGCCTACCAGCAACTGGCTTCGGACAAAGAGCTCCTGCAGAGGCAGGTCCTGGTGCAGACCCAGCTCATGGACCGGCTGCAGAACGAGGATATTGAGGTCAAGGTGGCGGCAGAGAAGGCCCGCCAAGAGTTAGAGGAGACCCAG GGACGCCTGGAAGCTGCCACCCAGCAGAACCAGCAGCTCCAGGCCCAGCTGAGCCTCATGGCTATGCCTGAGGAAG GAGACGGACTGGACGAAGAGGAGAAGGACGAGGCGGCTGCCCGTCCAAAGCTGAGCATGCCGGAGGGCCTGGATAGCCGAGAGGCCATG GTGGCATTTTTTAACTCGGCCTTAGCCGGTGCTGAGGAAGAGCAGGCCCGGCTGCGAGGGCAGCTGAAACAGCAAAAGCTGCGTTGTCAGCGCCTGGCTCACCTGGTGGCCCCTGGCCAAAAGCAGGAGGCAGATGACAAGGCCCCCGGGAGCGGGGGCGACAGTGTGCCTGTGGAGACCCACCAGGCCCTCCAGGAGGCAATGGACAAGCTGCAG GGCCGCTTCACGGCCCTAGTACAGGAGAAAGTGGATCTGAAGGAGCGAGTGGATGAGCTAGAGCATCGGTGCATCCAGCTTTCTGGAGAGACGGACACTATTG GAGAGTATATTGCCCTCTACCAGAGTCAGAGGGCCGTGCTCAAGGAGCGGCACCGGGAGAAGGAGGAATATATTAGCCGGCTGGCacaggataaagaagatatgaag gtGAAGCTCCTGGAGCTGCAGGACCTGGTGCTTCGCCTGGTCGACGAGCGTGACAAATGGCAGGGCAAGTACCTGGCCGCTGCCCAGAACCctgctggggagcctgctgcagCGCCCCCAGCCCGAGAGCTTGGCGATGCCAATGGCCAGGGTG ATATCCAAGAAGTGAACCTGGCCAATGAGAAGAGTGTGGCACCTCCCCAGGGAGAGGCCCTGCCGGGCCGCAGTGCCCCCGAGAATGCCACTGCACAGAAGATCATACAGCTGCTGCGAGAGATGCAGAACACCCAGCAGCGCCCAGGCTTGGGCGACAACCCCTGCATCCCCTTCTTCTACCGGCCTGATGACAACGACGAGGTGAAGATCATTGTGATCTAA
- the GOLGA2 gene encoding golgin subfamily A member 2 isoform X3 — MWPPFPSPCTGMSEETRQSKLAAAKKKLREYQQKNNPGTPAGVKKKRKIKNGSCSETTASDDCHSPEDAPKDRATPAIPTVDDTVSPDGVPSPCASPLHLTSMASVQSHHTENGPFLTDENECLSSTESLRQISQQLNGLVCEPSSCVNGEGLSSANMKDLENRYQELSLALDSSNLTNKQLSNKIEELKRQNQESLDQLEKEKKEFEQKLAKEQGSLREQLQIHIQTIGILVSEKNELYTALAHTQQAARQKAGESEDLASRLQSSRQRIGELERTLSAVSTQQKQVERHNKDLTKERDALKLDLYKNNKNTEDLKQVNSEMEERIRVLENEKAGMKLKIEELEKNLEMSELLLQQFSSESKPHDSNQELQKAHEDRARLEARVEQLSDLLKQLQLERDRYMENMKEDTAYWQDKMRQMSEHMHKLRDEKDHSVCQVQELEASVAALKRQLVLPPAPELPAGPSEEEQRLQMEAKQLQKELEILAGQLQAQVKDNEGLSRLNQEQEQRLLELERAAECWGDQVEERKRILETMQNDRTTISRALSQNRELKQQLAELQDGFVKLSNENMEVTSALQTEQHVKNELAKRLGELQENLGELKETVELKSREAESLQQQRDQYVSHLQQYVAAYQQHVAAYQQLASDKELLQRQVLVQTQLMDRLQNEDIEVKVAAEKARQELEETQGRLEAATQQNQQLQAQLSLMAMPEEGDGLDEEEKDEAAARPKLSMPEGLDSREAMVAFFNSALAGAEEEQARLRGQLKQQKLRCQRLAHLVAPGQKQEADDKAPGSGGDSVPVETHQALQEAMDKLQGRFTALVQEKVDLKERVDELEHRCIQLSGETDTIGEYIALYQSQRAVLKERHREKEEYISRLAQDKEDMKVKLLELQDLVLRLVDERDKWQGKYLAAAQNPAGEPAAAPPARELGDANGQGDIQEVNLANEKSVAPPQGEALPGRSAPENATAQKIIQLLREMQNTQQRPGLGDNPCIPFFYRPDDNDEVKIIVI; from the exons ATGtggccccccttcccctccccctgtacCGGAATGTCGGAAGAAACCCGACAGAGCAAATTGGCAGCTGCcaagaaaaag TTGAGGGAGTATCAGCAAAAGAACAATCCTGGTACTCCTGCAGGAGTAAAGAAAAAACGGAAGATCAAAAATGGGAGTTGCTCAGAAACAACAGCTTCTGATGATTGTCACTCCCCTGAGGAT GCGCCCAAAGACCGCGCCACTCCTGCCATACCAACAGTTGACGACACCGTGTCACCTGATGGTGTCCCTTCGCCTTGTGCTAGTCCCCTTCATCTTACTAGCATGGCGTCAGTTCAG AGTCATCATACAGAAAATGGCCCGTTCCTTACGGATGAAAACGA ATGTCTGTCATCTACCGAGAGCCTGCGACAAATTTCTCAGCAGCTCAATGGCCTTGTGTGTGAG CCTTCATCCTGTGTCAATGGAGAGGGCCTGTCATCTGCTAATATGAAGGATCTGGAG AACCGGTACCAAGAGCTATCACTAGCCCTGGACTCCAGCAatctaacaaacaaacaactcaGTAACAAGATAGAAGAACTG AAACGACAAAACCAGGAATCATTGGACCAACTGGAAAAA GAGAAGAAGGAGTTTGAACAGAAGCTTGCCAAAGAGCAGGGCTCTCTAAGGGAGCAACTGCAG ATTCATATTCAGACAATAGGAATTCTGGTTTCTGAAAAGAATGAATTATACACCGCCTTGGCGCATACCCAGCAGGCAGCCAGGCAAAAAGCAG GAGAATCTGAAGATCTTGCTAGTCGTCTGCAGTCTTCCCGCCAGCGTATCGGAGAACTGGAGCGCACCCTGTCTGCCGTCTCCACGCAGCAGAAACAGGTGGAGAGG CACAACAAGGACCTAACCAAAGAGCGAGATGCCCTGAAGTTGGACTTATACAAGAACAA CAAAAACACCGAGGACCTGAAGCAGGTGAACTCGGAAATGGAAGAGAGGATTCGGGTGTTGGAGAATGAGAAGGCAGGCATGAAGCTCAAGATAGAGGAGCTGGAGAAGAATCTGGAGATGTCTGAGCTTCTGCTGCAGCAG TTTTCCAGTGAATCGAAACCCCACGATAGCAACCAGGAATTACAGAAGGCCCACGAAGACCGGGCACGCCTGGAGGCCCGTGTGGAGCAG ctGAGCGATTTACTGAAGCAACTGCAACTTGAAAGAGACCGTTATATGGAAAATATGAAGGAAGACACTGCTTACTGGCAAGACAAAATGCGGCAAATGTCCGAACAT ATGCACAAACTGAGGGACGAAAAGGACCACAGTGTCTGTCAGGTGCAGGAACTGGAGGCCAGCGTGGCCGCACTGAAGAGGCAGCTAG TGCTGCCTCCAGCCCCAGAGCTCCCAGCCGGGCCCTCGGAGGAGGAGCAGCGGCTGCAGATGGAGGCCAAACAGCTACAGAAGGAGCTAGAGATCTTGGCGGGGCAGTTGCAGGCCCAGGTAAAAGACAACGAAGGTCTGAGTCGCCTGAACCAGGAGCAGGAGCAGCGGCTGCTGGAGCTGGAGCGCGCCGCCGAGTGCTGGGGGGACCAGGTTGAGGAGCGCAAGAGGATTCTGGAGACCATGCAGAACGACCGTACCACCATCAGCCGCGCGCTGTCCCAGAACCGCGAGCTCAAGCAGCAGCTGGCTGAGCTGCAGGACGGCTTCGTCAAGCTG TCCAATGAGAACATGGAGGTTACCAGTGCGCTGCAGACAGAACAACACGTCAAGAATGAGCTGGCCAAGAGGCTGGGCGAGCTGCAGGAGAACCTAGGAGAGCTGAAAGAGACA GTAGAACTGAAGAGCCGGGAGGCCGAGAGCCTGCAACAGCAGCGGGACCAATATGTGAGCCACCTGCAGCAGTATGTGGCCGCCTACCAGCAGCACGTGGCTGCCTACCAGCAACTGGCTTCGGACAAAGAGCTCCTGCAGAGGCAGGTCCTGGTGCAGACCCAGCTCATGGACCGGCTGCAGAACGAGGATATTGAGGTCAAGGTGGCGGCAGAGAAGGCCCGCCAAGAGTTAGAGGAGACCCAG GGACGCCTGGAAGCTGCCACCCAGCAGAACCAGCAGCTCCAGGCCCAGCTGAGCCTCATGGCTATGCCTGAGGAAG GAGACGGACTGGACGAAGAGGAGAAGGACGAGGCGGCTGCCCGTCCAAAGCTGAGCATGCCGGAGGGCCTGGATAGCCGAGAGGCCATG GTGGCATTTTTTAACTCGGCCTTAGCCGGTGCTGAGGAAGAGCAGGCCCGGCTGCGAGGGCAGCTGAAACAGCAAAAGCTGCGTTGTCAGCGCCTGGCTCACCTGGTGGCCCCTGGCCAAAAGCAGGAGGCAGATGACAAGGCCCCCGGGAGCGGGGGCGACAGTGTGCCTGTGGAGACCCACCAGGCCCTCCAGGAGGCAATGGACAAGCTGCAG GGCCGCTTCACGGCCCTAGTACAGGAGAAAGTGGATCTGAAGGAGCGAGTGGATGAGCTAGAGCATCGGTGCATCCAGCTTTCTGGAGAGACGGACACTATTG GAGAGTATATTGCCCTCTACCAGAGTCAGAGGGCCGTGCTCAAGGAGCGGCACCGGGAGAAGGAGGAATATATTAGCCGGCTGGCacaggataaagaagatatgaag gtGAAGCTCCTGGAGCTGCAGGACCTGGTGCTTCGCCTGGTCGACGAGCGTGACAAATGGCAGGGCAAGTACCTGGCCGCTGCCCAGAACCctgctggggagcctgctgcagCGCCCCCAGCCCGAGAGCTTGGCGATGCCAATGGCCAGGGTG ATATCCAAGAAGTGAACCTGGCCAATGAGAAGAGTGTGGCACCTCCCCAGGGAGAGGCCCTGCCGGGCCGCAGTGCCCCCGAGAATGCCACTGCACAGAAGATCATACAGCTGCTGCGAGAGATGCAGAACACCCAGCAGCGCCCAGGCTTGGGCGACAACCCCTGCATCCCCTTCTTCTACCGGCCTGATGACAACGACGAGGTGAAGATCATTGTGATCTAA
- the GOLGA2 gene encoding golgin subfamily A member 2 isoform X2 yields the protein MWPPFPSPCTGMSEETRQSKLAAAKKKLREYQQKNNPGTPAGVKKKRKIKNGSCSETTASDDCHSPEDIQDILKVLVSDLNRSNGVALPPLDKWQAPKDRATPAIPTVDDTVSPDGVPSPCASPLHLTSMASVQSHHTENGPFLTDENECLSSTESLRQISQQLNGLVCEPSSCVNGEGLSSANMKDLENRYQELSLALDSSNLTNKQLSNKIEELEKKEFEQKLAKEQGSLREQLQIHIQTIGILVSEKNELYTALAHTQQAARQKAGESEDLASRLQSSRQRIGELERTLSAVSTQQKQVERHNKDLTKERDALKLDLYKNNKNTEDLKQVNSEMEERIRVLENEKAGMKLKIEELEKNLEMSELLLQQFSSESKPHDSNQELQKAHEDRARLEARVEQLSDLLKQLQLERDRYMENMKEDTAYWQDKMRQMSEHMHKLRDEKDHSVCQVQELEASVAALKRQLVLPPAPELPAGPSEEEQRLQMEAKQLQKELEILAGQLQAQVKDNEGLSRLNQEQEQRLLELERAAECWGDQVEERKRILETMQNDRTTISRALSQNRELKQQLAELQDGFVKLSNENMEVTSALQTEQHVKNELAKRLGELQENLGELKETVELKSREAESLQQQRDQYVSHLQQYVAAYQQHVAAYQQLASDKELLQRQVLVQTQLMDRLQNEDIEVKVAAEKARQELEETQGRLEAATQQNQQLQAQLSLMAMPEEGDGLDEEEKDEAAARPKLSMPEGLDSREAMVAFFNSALAGAEEEQARLRGQLKQQKLRCQRLAHLVAPGQKQEADDKAPGSGGDSVPVETHQALQEAMDKLQGRFTALVQEKVDLKERVDELEHRCIQLSGETDTIGEYIALYQSQRAVLKERHREKEEYISRLAQDKEDMKVKLLELQDLVLRLVDERDKWQGKYLAAAQNPAGEPAAAPPARELGDANGQGDIQEVNLANEKSVAPPQGEALPGRSAPENATAQKIIQLLREMQNTQQRPGLGDNPCIPFFYRPDDNDEVKIIVI from the exons ATGtggccccccttcccctccccctgtacCGGAATGTCGGAAGAAACCCGACAGAGCAAATTGGCAGCTGCcaagaaaaag TTGAGGGAGTATCAGCAAAAGAACAATCCTGGTACTCCTGCAGGAGTAAAGAAAAAACGGAAGATCAAAAATGGGAGTTGCTCAGAAACAACAGCTTCTGATGATTGTCACTCCCCTGAGGAT ATTCAGGACATCCTGAAGGTGCTGGTGTCCGACCTTAACCGCTCCAATGGGGTAGCACTCCCCCCATTGGACAAGTGGCAG GCGCCCAAAGACCGCGCCACTCCTGCCATACCAACAGTTGACGACACCGTGTCACCTGATGGTGTCCCTTCGCCTTGTGCTAGTCCCCTTCATCTTACTAGCATGGCGTCAGTTCAG AGTCATCATACAGAAAATGGCCCGTTCCTTACGGATGAAAACGA ATGTCTGTCATCTACCGAGAGCCTGCGACAAATTTCTCAGCAGCTCAATGGCCTTGTGTGTGAG CCTTCATCCTGTGTCAATGGAGAGGGCCTGTCATCTGCTAATATGAAGGATCTGGAG AACCGGTACCAAGAGCTATCACTAGCCCTGGACTCCAGCAatctaacaaacaaacaactcaGTAACAAGATAGAAGAACTG GAGAAGAAGGAGTTTGAACAGAAGCTTGCCAAAGAGCAGGGCTCTCTAAGGGAGCAACTGCAG ATTCATATTCAGACAATAGGAATTCTGGTTTCTGAAAAGAATGAATTATACACCGCCTTGGCGCATACCCAGCAGGCAGCCAGGCAAAAAGCAG GAGAATCTGAAGATCTTGCTAGTCGTCTGCAGTCTTCCCGCCAGCGTATCGGAGAACTGGAGCGCACCCTGTCTGCCGTCTCCACGCAGCAGAAACAGGTGGAGAGG CACAACAAGGACCTAACCAAAGAGCGAGATGCCCTGAAGTTGGACTTATACAAGAACAA CAAAAACACCGAGGACCTGAAGCAGGTGAACTCGGAAATGGAAGAGAGGATTCGGGTGTTGGAGAATGAGAAGGCAGGCATGAAGCTCAAGATAGAGGAGCTGGAGAAGAATCTGGAGATGTCTGAGCTTCTGCTGCAGCAG TTTTCCAGTGAATCGAAACCCCACGATAGCAACCAGGAATTACAGAAGGCCCACGAAGACCGGGCACGCCTGGAGGCCCGTGTGGAGCAG ctGAGCGATTTACTGAAGCAACTGCAACTTGAAAGAGACCGTTATATGGAAAATATGAAGGAAGACACTGCTTACTGGCAAGACAAAATGCGGCAAATGTCCGAACAT ATGCACAAACTGAGGGACGAAAAGGACCACAGTGTCTGTCAGGTGCAGGAACTGGAGGCCAGCGTGGCCGCACTGAAGAGGCAGCTAG TGCTGCCTCCAGCCCCAGAGCTCCCAGCCGGGCCCTCGGAGGAGGAGCAGCGGCTGCAGATGGAGGCCAAACAGCTACAGAAGGAGCTAGAGATCTTGGCGGGGCAGTTGCAGGCCCAGGTAAAAGACAACGAAGGTCTGAGTCGCCTGAACCAGGAGCAGGAGCAGCGGCTGCTGGAGCTGGAGCGCGCCGCCGAGTGCTGGGGGGACCAGGTTGAGGAGCGCAAGAGGATTCTGGAGACCATGCAGAACGACCGTACCACCATCAGCCGCGCGCTGTCCCAGAACCGCGAGCTCAAGCAGCAGCTGGCTGAGCTGCAGGACGGCTTCGTCAAGCTG TCCAATGAGAACATGGAGGTTACCAGTGCGCTGCAGACAGAACAACACGTCAAGAATGAGCTGGCCAAGAGGCTGGGCGAGCTGCAGGAGAACCTAGGAGAGCTGAAAGAGACA GTAGAACTGAAGAGCCGGGAGGCCGAGAGCCTGCAACAGCAGCGGGACCAATATGTGAGCCACCTGCAGCAGTATGTGGCCGCCTACCAGCAGCACGTGGCTGCCTACCAGCAACTGGCTTCGGACAAAGAGCTCCTGCAGAGGCAGGTCCTGGTGCAGACCCAGCTCATGGACCGGCTGCAGAACGAGGATATTGAGGTCAAGGTGGCGGCAGAGAAGGCCCGCCAAGAGTTAGAGGAGACCCAG GGACGCCTGGAAGCTGCCACCCAGCAGAACCAGCAGCTCCAGGCCCAGCTGAGCCTCATGGCTATGCCTGAGGAAG GAGACGGACTGGACGAAGAGGAGAAGGACGAGGCGGCTGCCCGTCCAAAGCTGAGCATGCCGGAGGGCCTGGATAGCCGAGAGGCCATG GTGGCATTTTTTAACTCGGCCTTAGCCGGTGCTGAGGAAGAGCAGGCCCGGCTGCGAGGGCAGCTGAAACAGCAAAAGCTGCGTTGTCAGCGCCTGGCTCACCTGGTGGCCCCTGGCCAAAAGCAGGAGGCAGATGACAAGGCCCCCGGGAGCGGGGGCGACAGTGTGCCTGTGGAGACCCACCAGGCCCTCCAGGAGGCAATGGACAAGCTGCAG GGCCGCTTCACGGCCCTAGTACAGGAGAAAGTGGATCTGAAGGAGCGAGTGGATGAGCTAGAGCATCGGTGCATCCAGCTTTCTGGAGAGACGGACACTATTG GAGAGTATATTGCCCTCTACCAGAGTCAGAGGGCCGTGCTCAAGGAGCGGCACCGGGAGAAGGAGGAATATATTAGCCGGCTGGCacaggataaagaagatatgaag gtGAAGCTCCTGGAGCTGCAGGACCTGGTGCTTCGCCTGGTCGACGAGCGTGACAAATGGCAGGGCAAGTACCTGGCCGCTGCCCAGAACCctgctggggagcctgctgcagCGCCCCCAGCCCGAGAGCTTGGCGATGCCAATGGCCAGGGTG ATATCCAAGAAGTGAACCTGGCCAATGAGAAGAGTGTGGCACCTCCCCAGGGAGAGGCCCTGCCGGGCCGCAGTGCCCCCGAGAATGCCACTGCACAGAAGATCATACAGCTGCTGCGAGAGATGCAGAACACCCAGCAGCGCCCAGGCTTGGGCGACAACCCCTGCATCCCCTTCTTCTACCGGCCTGATGACAACGACGAGGTGAAGATCATTGTGATCTAA